In one window of Halococcus salifodinae DSM 8989 DNA:
- a CDS encoding type I restriction endonuclease subunit R, with product MSKIYDEESFGDAIEVHLCEHGGYTTLPSDEFDAERGFFPDTVVSFVEETQPKKWSELETRLGGDTRGEFLAQLDSALDRLDQGTLEVLRHGFKIAGVRIRLAYFQPETGFNPDLRERYAANRLTVTRELPYSTSQPKQRLDLCLSVNGLPVATAELKNPWTDQTVEDAKAQYEHSRDPTEPVLTFKRGALVHFAIDPNEVAYTTELDGEGTHFLPFNRGHNRGAGNPPTDHGHRTNYLWEEVWEQDSWLDIIQRFIHLDVEEIRENGRVIDTEETMIFPRYHQLDCVRKLTDAARTEGAGEDYLVQHSTGSGKSKSIGWLAHRFVSLHDANEEPVFDSVVVVTDRTVLDDQLQDTIYDIDHQSGVVHGVEGENRSKSDELAEYLEKGKDIVITTLQTFPYVVEHVASLPERNYAVIVDEAHSSQTGEMAKEMKELLSGVDVEESDDWETLLAKSAEARGSQENLSFFAFTATPKGKTLESFGTPPEDGEKPEPFHVYSMRQAIEEGFILDVLQNYTTYKTYYNLVKESEEDPQLPEKEARGAIARFLKLHPHNIAQKVEIIVEHYRSNTRSKIGGRAKAMVVTDSRKAAVRYKRKIDEYLLEEGYDDLEAFVAFSGTVEDNGGEYTEKGMNDGLKQSELPSTFASANDGVLVVAEKYQTGFDEPLLHTMYVDKKLSGVQAVQTLSRLNRTAPGKDDTFVLDFVNDHEQIKDAFEPFYERTTVEETTDPQHIYQLATELRAFQVFSEEDVNRFAEAFFAQQNSGPEQAHAELSQYTQSPRDEFITLPVERQDEFRSQLRSFIRLYKFQSQIVNYTDTDLEKLYTFGHFLYNELPRDPQDARVEFEDELALQYYRIEKSNEGQIGLDGTSSEVSVPTETGTRTEEEDEVELSTLVERINEQLGTDFTSADELFLQQVKEEALNDDQLQQSARVNTQENFAYTFDERLTELFIDRRNQNEDLFTEYINDNELQEVITGLLRQKVYEASQEPAES from the coding sequence ATGAGCAAAATCTACGACGAGGAGTCCTTCGGAGACGCCATCGAAGTCCACCTCTGCGAGCACGGCGGCTACACGACGCTGCCGAGCGACGAGTTCGACGCCGAGCGCGGGTTCTTCCCCGATACCGTCGTCTCGTTCGTCGAGGAGACCCAACCCAAGAAGTGGTCCGAACTCGAAACTCGCCTCGGCGGCGACACGCGCGGTGAGTTCCTCGCCCAACTCGACAGCGCGCTCGATCGGCTTGATCAAGGAACCCTCGAAGTGCTCCGCCACGGGTTCAAGATTGCTGGCGTCCGTATTCGACTCGCGTACTTCCAGCCCGAGACGGGGTTCAATCCCGACCTTCGGGAGCGCTACGCGGCCAACCGGCTCACCGTCACGCGGGAACTCCCCTACTCCACGTCTCAGCCGAAGCAACGCCTCGATCTCTGTCTGTCGGTGAACGGGCTGCCCGTCGCCACCGCCGAGCTGAAGAACCCCTGGACGGATCAGACTGTGGAAGACGCGAAGGCCCAGTACGAGCACTCGCGCGATCCCACGGAACCGGTCCTCACGTTCAAGCGTGGCGCGCTAGTGCATTTTGCTATCGATCCGAACGAGGTGGCCTACACCACCGAACTCGACGGCGAGGGGACGCATTTCCTCCCTTTCAACCGGGGCCACAACCGCGGCGCAGGCAACCCACCCACCGATCACGGCCACCGCACCAACTATCTCTGGGAAGAAGTCTGGGAACAGGATAGCTGGCTCGATATCATCCAGCGATTCATTCACCTCGATGTCGAGGAGATTCGGGAGAACGGCCGGGTCATCGATACCGAGGAGACGATGATCTTCCCGCGATACCACCAGCTCGATTGCGTGCGAAAGCTCACCGATGCCGCCCGAACGGAGGGTGCGGGCGAGGATTACCTCGTCCAGCACTCGACAGGCAGTGGCAAGAGCAAATCGATCGGGTGGCTCGCCCATCGATTCGTCTCGCTCCACGACGCAAACGAGGAACCCGTATTCGATTCGGTCGTGGTGGTTACCGATCGTACAGTGTTGGACGACCAACTTCAGGACACCATCTACGACATCGATCACCAGAGCGGTGTGGTCCACGGCGTTGAGGGCGAGAATCGCTCGAAATCCGACGAGCTTGCGGAGTACCTCGAAAAAGGCAAGGACATCGTCATCACGACACTCCAGACCTTCCCCTACGTCGTTGAGCACGTCGCGTCGCTGCCCGAGCGCAACTATGCCGTTATCGTTGATGAGGCCCACTCCAGTCAGACCGGCGAGATGGCGAAGGAAATGAAGGAGCTTCTCTCCGGCGTCGACGTCGAGGAGAGCGACGATTGGGAGACACTCCTCGCAAAGAGCGCCGAGGCCCGCGGCAGCCAGGAGAACCTATCCTTTTTCGCGTTCACGGCCACCCCTAAAGGGAAGACACTAGAATCGTTCGGTACTCCTCCCGAAGATGGCGAGAAGCCCGAACCGTTCCACGTCTACTCGATGCGCCAGGCCATCGAGGAAGGGTTCATTCTCGACGTGCTCCAGAACTACACGACCTACAAGACATACTACAATCTTGTTAAGGAGTCTGAAGAAGACCCCCAACTACCCGAAAAAGAAGCCAGAGGCGCAATTGCTCGCTTTCTGAAACTCCACCCACACAATATAGCCCAAAAAGTCGAGATCATCGTCGAGCACTACCGTAGCAACACCCGCAGCAAGATCGGCGGCAGGGCGAAGGCGATGGTCGTCACAGACTCCCGGAAGGCAGCTGTCCGATATAAGCGCAAGATCGACGAGTATCTCTTGGAGGAGGGCTACGACGACTTGGAAGCGTTTGTAGCGTTCAGCGGGACCGTCGAGGACAATGGCGGCGAGTACACCGAGAAGGGGATGAACGACGGCCTCAAGCAGTCCGAACTCCCGAGCACGTTCGCCTCCGCGAATGACGGGGTACTAGTTGTCGCCGAGAAATACCAAACGGGTTTCGACGAACCGCTGCTTCATACAATGTATGTGGACAAGAAGCTCTCGGGCGTCCAAGCCGTCCAGACGCTCTCGCGGCTGAATCGAACGGCTCCAGGAAAGGACGATACGTTCGTCCTTGATTTTGTCAACGATCACGAGCAGATCAAAGACGCGTTCGAGCCGTTCTACGAGCGGACGACTGTCGAGGAAACCACCGATCCGCAGCATATCTACCAATTGGCAACCGAGCTGCGCGCATTTCAAGTATTCTCTGAAGAGGACGTCAACCGCTTCGCTGAGGCGTTCTTTGCTCAACAGAACTCTGGTCCCGAACAGGCTCACGCCGAGCTTTCGCAGTACACCCAGAGTCCACGCGACGAGTTCATCACACTCCCAGTAGAACGGCAGGATGAGTTCCGTTCGCAACTTCGTTCGTTCATTCGCCTGTATAAATTTCAGTCACAGATTGTCAACTACACAGATACCGATTTAGAGAAGCTCTACACGTTCGGTCATTTTCTCTACAACGAGCTTCCCCGAGATCCGCAGGATGCCCGCGTGGAGTTTGAAGACGAACTCGCGCTCCAGTATTACCGCATCGAGAAGTCTAACGAAGGCCAGATCGGACTTGATGGGACGAGCAGTGAGGTGTCCGTTCCAACCGAGACAGGGACGCGAACGGAGGAGGAGGATGAAGTTGAACTCTCGACGCTCGTGGAGCGGATTAACGAGCAGCTCGGTACGGACTTCACGTCTGCGGACGAGCTCTTCCTTCAGCAGGTCAAAGAAGAGGCGCTCAACGATGACCAACTCCAACAGTCGGCACGAGTGAACACACAAGAGAACTTTGCTTATACGTTTGATGAAAGGCTCACTGAACTGTTTATCGACAGACGAAATCAAAACGAGGACCTGTTTACTGAGTACATCAACGACAACGAGTTACAGGAGGTAATAACTGGACTCCTTCGCCAAAAGGTATATGAGGCCAGTCAAGAACCTGCCGAATCATAA
- a CDS encoding transposase, protein MTATIESRQKAEFYIFKSSRPYPCSLGDDPFYEADDPDGWVYDVATVAQGWFKHDDHDDLEEILYPGRFAYFDLPAHDPFGGQGYSMLPLFLAFIIKELHGWQHESALHAYLEANPALRRDIGLDSLPVQSTLWRTWNQRFSADLRDAIRRSADEIANAARKHDVPVPDRSQRATTPDDEADDSPDSTPPTREGIVERTRDVTKHAKRLVFPEFSLDRAENWSIHENAFWELQTYTGLRDGMAVTEGARSFLVDSTREETPLGHVHRHSLRQLPISDIRSMYRQAVGRIICEAQREADITRPVMVAIDITEDTPFTGDRTDHEDEIIGTKESNEDYAYQWATVQIVNTEMPLVLDAMPITRGDSRAEIVADLLDSAQEFVPIELVLMDREFDGDGVKAACEERSVHYLNPKRKYSGEKETIEQMKCDDETVRIVEQPVEDGPNRKNLFLPSSAENDDDEDADEEDADRPDYRREMREELGINEADLDETASPLGHFLRELRGEEEIETEDETGDGTGFVVFQTNHPDISGHGTASGPSDEIEQIHTVTRFVRWYRRRQEIENGYKKIKAFMADTTSKRFSLRFFYFAFACLLYSIWRLVDLLVRLLLFEGSSSSPQVTANDVLTVAKRQQTGIG, encoded by the coding sequence ATGACGGCGACGATCGAATCACGGCAGAAAGCCGAATTCTACATCTTCAAGAGTTCACGTCCCTATCCGTGCTCGCTGGGTGATGATCCATTCTATGAAGCTGATGATCCTGACGGCTGGGTCTACGATGTCGCCACCGTCGCGCAGGGCTGGTTCAAACACGATGACCACGATGACCTCGAAGAGATACTCTATCCCGGTCGATTTGCGTATTTTGATCTCCCCGCTCATGATCCGTTTGGCGGGCAGGGCTATTCGATGCTGCCGCTGTTTCTCGCCTTCATCATCAAGGAGCTTCATGGCTGGCAGCACGAAAGCGCGCTCCATGCGTATCTGGAAGCGAATCCAGCGCTCCGGCGCGACATCGGACTCGACTCGCTGCCGGTGCAATCGACTCTCTGGCGGACATGGAACCAGCGGTTCAGTGCCGATCTCCGCGACGCTATTCGCCGATCTGCCGACGAAATCGCCAACGCCGCGCGCAAACACGATGTTCCGGTTCCCGACCGCTCTCAACGAGCGACCACGCCTGATGACGAGGCGGATGACTCGCCCGATTCGACTCCGCCCACTCGTGAGGGCATTGTCGAGAGAACCCGTGATGTCACCAAGCACGCGAAGCGGCTGGTCTTTCCCGAGTTTTCACTTGACCGCGCCGAGAACTGGTCGATTCACGAGAACGCCTTCTGGGAACTCCAGACATATACCGGTCTCCGCGACGGGATGGCCGTTACCGAGGGCGCACGGAGCTTCCTCGTCGATTCGACGCGGGAAGAGACTCCACTTGGACACGTCCATCGCCACTCCCTACGTCAACTGCCAATATCGGACATCCGCTCGATGTACCGGCAGGCTGTCGGTCGAATCATCTGCGAGGCCCAGCGTGAGGCTGACATCACCCGGCCAGTGATGGTCGCTATTGACATAACGGAAGATACACCGTTTACCGGGGATCGAACGGACCACGAGGACGAGATTATCGGCACGAAAGAGTCCAACGAGGACTATGCTTACCAGTGGGCCACGGTACAAATCGTCAATACCGAGATGCCGCTGGTACTCGATGCGATGCCAATCACCCGCGGTGATAGCCGAGCGGAGATCGTCGCCGACCTGCTCGATTCTGCCCAAGAGTTCGTTCCCATCGAGTTGGTGTTGATGGACCGCGAATTCGATGGCGATGGGGTCAAAGCCGCCTGCGAAGAACGCAGTGTTCACTATTTGAATCCGAAACGGAAGTACAGCGGCGAAAAGGAGACGATTGAGCAGATGAAGTGCGATGACGAGACCGTCCGCATCGTGGAGCAGCCCGTCGAAGACGGTCCGAACCGGAAGAACCTGTTCCTCCCCTCGTCCGCGGAGAACGATGATGACGAGGACGCGGATGAAGAAGATGCTGATCGACCGGACTATCGGCGAGAGATGCGTGAGGAACTTGGTATCAATGAAGCAGATTTGGACGAGACCGCCTCCCCACTCGGGCACTTTCTCCGCGAACTCCGAGGAGAAGAGGAAATAGAGACGGAGGATGAGACGGGTGACGGGACGGGTTTTGTCGTATTCCAAACCAACCATCCAGATATCTCGGGACACGGCACTGCCAGCGGTCCATCCGACGAGATCGAGCAGATACACACGGTCACGCGGTTTGTTCGGTGGTATCGTCGGCGACAAGAGATCGAGAACGGTTACAAGAAAATCAAGGCATTCATGGCCGATACCACCTCGAAACGATTCAGCCTCCGGTTTTTCTATTTCGCGTTCGCGTGCCTGTTGTACTCGATCTGGCGGTTGGTTGACCTACTTGTTCGGCTATTGCTCTTTGAAGGGAGTTCGTCGTCCCCGCAGGTAACAGCGAACGATGTTCTGACAGTAGCGAAACGACAGCAAACGGGAATCGGGTAG
- a CDS encoding recombinase family protein, with product MQIAAYVRVSTDDQNEDRQMHAIREKYTGPEQNHEIEWYCDLGESGASTSRREYQRLREHVAEHDVVVAHELDRLGRSFADLAGFIEDLREKGVDIDLVNQPIGTVGEDDWMAEMMLNMMMVFADAERKMIRSRVQEGIDAAIADGKRVGRPPFGYTVEDGFLQQLPEQYVRVQNFIREVRKGREKKATAAFFDIPESKIRSILERAEANYDIPFDNDQWRVERAKVDAGEKDLLPIGDRGERPAPEPRAEQ from the coding sequence ATGCAAATCGCCGCCTACGTCCGCGTCTCAACCGACGACCAGAACGAGGATCGCCAAATGCACGCGATCCGTGAGAAGTACACCGGCCCCGAACAAAATCATGAGATCGAGTGGTACTGCGACCTCGGGGAAAGCGGGGCCTCGACCTCGCGCCGGGAGTACCAGCGCCTCCGCGAGCACGTTGCAGAGCACGATGTGGTGGTCGCCCATGAACTCGACCGCCTCGGTCGGTCATTTGCCGATCTCGCTGGATTCATCGAAGACCTCCGTGAGAAGGGCGTCGATATCGACCTCGTGAACCAACCCATCGGGACAGTCGGCGAGGACGATTGGATGGCCGAGATGATGCTCAACATGATGATGGTGTTCGCCGACGCCGAGCGGAAGATGATCCGCTCGCGCGTTCAAGAAGGTATCGACGCTGCCATCGCCGACGGCAAGCGTGTCGGTCGGCCCCCGTTCGGCTACACGGTCGAAGACGGCTTCCTCCAGCAGCTCCCCGAACAGTACGTCCGCGTCCAGAATTTTATCCGCGAGGTCCGCAAAGGCCGGGAGAAGAAGGCTACCGCTGCGTTCTTTGACATCCCAGAATCGAAGATTCGGAGTATCCTCGAACGAGCCGAGGCGAATTACGACATCCCGTTTGACAACGATCAGTGGCGGGTCGAACGCGCGAAGGTCGATGCTGGCGAGAAAGACCTTCTCCCGATTGGTGATCGGGGCGAACGACCTGCACCTGAACCACGAGCAGAGCAATGA